A section of the Triticum dicoccoides isolate Atlit2015 ecotype Zavitan chromosome 7A, WEW_v2.0, whole genome shotgun sequence genome encodes:
- the LOC119332729 gene encoding phospholipase D alpha 2-like, whose translation MANLRLHGTINATIVGADNIHDRSRHTGIVPSFLGNIVQGVQETTGLGKGLPRVYAAIYLGSACVARTRTIAVPSTGIARWNEPLRAYCAHHAADVVISVMIEQLGLADDTVLGSAYLPALELLNSDDTIDRWFDVLGANRKKLWDGPKIQVQINFRDVADQGLAWGGGVGVGGAKVPHTFFSQRTGCKVTLYQDAHASEEFDPKIQLDGGGLYKPGHCWEDLYDAISNARHLVYITGWSVFPHITLVRDGEQQETLGELLKRKASEGVHVLLLVWNDVSSIEGVYEAGLLDTRDELTEKYFRGSRVQCVLCPRNMYLRGYIFDAKRPTDSIFYSHHQKAIVVDQELPSSSLSDGRRQIVSFLGGLDVSYGRYDTQSHSLFRTLGTGQAHSKDFNQTNFRDEGATLEKGGPREPWHDIHAKVEGPVAWDVLHNFEQRWRIQGGDKEHLVDLVAIEGKVAPSSLPVTLPGDQEAWSVQLFRSIDNMATVGFPDSMEATYEAGLVQDKHHVFERSIQDAYIHAIRAAKSFIYIENQYFIGSSFQWKSGVGIDPAAVQANHTIPRELSLKIVRKIEAGERFAVYVVVPMWSEGYPTHMYRQAMLDNQRRTMSMMYNDIAAALQAKNIDADPRDYLTFFCLGNREARNPEGGEYQPAKSPEDGTDYAKAQNARRFMIYVHSKMMIVDDEYIIVGSANLNERSMAGNRDTEIAIGAYQPHRINTGTELAKGHVHGFRMSLWYEHLGKTHDDFLRPGSVECVRRVNKMADEYWNLYVGDELTSDLPGHLLTYPVAVSKAGTTWMIPGFEFFPDTEARVLGKPTGHDDYFMST comes from the exons ATGGCGAATCTGCGGCTCCATGGCACCATCAATGCTACCATCGTGGGGGCCGACAACATCCACGATCGCTCCCGCCACACCGGCATCGTccccagtttcctcggcaat ATTGTGCAAGGTGTCCAGGAGACGACGGGTTTGGGCAAGGGCCTGCCGCGGGTGTACGCGGCCATCTACCTCGGCAGTGCATGCGTCGCCCGGACGCGTACCATAGCCGTCCCTTCAACGGGAATCGCGCGATGGAACGAGCCGCTCCGCGCCTACTGCGCCCACCACGCCGCCGACGTCGTCATCTCGGTCATGATCGAGCAGCTCGGCCTCGCCGATGACACAGTCCTCGGCAGCGCCTACCTGCCCGCTCTGGAGCTCCTCAACAGCGACGACACGATCGACCGCTGGTTCGACGTCCTTGGCGCCAACAGGAAGAAGCTCTGGGATGGGCCCAAGATACAGGTGCAGATCAACTTCCGCGATGTCGCTGACCAAGGCCTGGCGTGGGGCGGCGGTGTCGGCGTTGGCGGCGCCAAGGTGCCCCATACCTTCTTTTCGCAGAGGACGGGGTGCAAGGTCACCCTGTACCAGGACGCGCACGCGTCTGAGGAGTTCGACCCCAAGATCCAGCTCGACGGCGGCGGGCTCTACAAGCCTGGGCACTGCTGGGAAGACCTGTACGACGCCATCAGCAATGCACGGCATCTGGTGTACATCACCGGCTGGTCGGTGTTCCCCCACATCACGCTGGTGCGGGACGGGGAGCAGCAGGAAACCCTCGGCGAGCTCCTGAAGCGCAAGGCCAGCGAGGGCGTGCACGTGCTCCTGCTGGTGTGGAACGACGTCTCCTCCATCGAAGGCGTGTATGAAGCCGGCCTCTTGGACACGAGGGATGAGCTGACGGAAAAGTACTTCCGCGGCAGCCGCGTGCAGTGCGTCCTCTGCCCGAGGAACATGTACCTCAGAGGCTACATCTTCGACGCCAAGAGACCTACCGACTCCATCTTTTACAGCCACCACCAGAAGGCAATCGTCGTCGACCAGGAGCTGCCTTCGTCGTCGTTGTCGGACGGGCGCCGCCagatcgtcagcttcctcggcggcctCGACGTGAGCTATGGACGCTACGACACGCAGTCCCACTCCCTGTTCAGGACGCTGGGCACGGGGCAGGCGCACAGCAAGGACTTCAACCAAACCAACTTCAGGGACGAGGGTGCGACGCTCGAGAAGGGCGGGCCCAGGGAGCCATGGCACGACATCCACGCCAAGGTCGAGGGCCCTGTGGCATGGGACGTGCTCCACAACTTCGAGCAACGATGGAGGATACAAGGCGGTGACAAGGAGCACCTGGTCGACCTTGTAGCCATCGAGGGCAAGGTCGCACCGTCCTCATTGCCAGTGACACTCCCCGGCGACCAGGAGGCGTGGAGTGTGCAGCTGTTCCGGTCCATCGACAACATGGCCACCGTGGGCTTCCCCGACTCCATGGAGGCTACCTACGAGGCCGGCCTCGTCCAGGACAAGCACCATGTGTTCGAGAGGAGCATCCAGGACGCCTACATCCATGCCATACGTGCCGCAAAGAGCTTCATCTACATCGAGAACCAGTACTTCATCGGCAGTTCCTTCCAGTGGAAGTCCGGCGTCGGCATAGATCCGGCGGCAGTCCAGGCGAATCACACGATCCCCAGAGAGCTGTCTCTCAAGATCGTGAGGAAGATCGAGGCCGGTGAGCGCTTCGCGGTCTACGTCGTGGTCCCCATGTGGTCGGAAGGCTACCCTACGCATATGTACAGGCAGGCGATGCTGGACAACCAGAGGAGGACCATGTCCATGATGTACAACGACATCGCCGCTGCGCTGCAGGCCAAGAACATAGACGCCGATCCCAGGGACTACCTTACCTTCTTCTGCTTAGGGAACCGCGAGGCGAGGAACCCAGAGGGCGGCGAGTACCAGCCTGCGAAAAGCCCAGAGGACGGGACGGACTATGCCAAGGCGCAGAATGCACGCCGGTTCATGATCTACGTTCACTCCAAGATGATGATAG TTGATGACGAGTACATCATTGTCGGATCTGCCAACCTCAATGAGCGGTCCATGGCGGGGAACAGGGACACCGAGATCGCCATTGGCGCGTACCAGCCGCACCGCATCAACACCGGTACTGAGCTCGCCAAAGGGCACGTCCATGGCTTCCGGATGTCGCTCTGGTATGAGCACCTCGGCAAGACGCACGACGACTTCCTCCGCCCGGGGAGCGTAGAATGCGTGCGGAGGGTCAACAAGATGGCCGATGAGTACTGGAACCTCTACGTCGGCGACGAGCTTACGAGCGACCTCCCAGGCCACCTTCTCACCTACCCCGTCGCCGTAAGCAAGGCCGGCACGACCTGGATGATACCGGGATTCGAATTCTTCCCTGACACTGAGGCTCGCGTCCTTGGTAAGCCAACTGGACATGACGATTATTTCATGAGCACATAG
- the LOC119332315 gene encoding phospholipase D alpha 2-like, whose translation MAHLRLHGTINATILGADNIHDRSRHTGIVPSFLGNIVQGVQETTSLGKGLSRMYAAIYLGSACIARTRTIAVPAAGSARWNEPLRAYCAHHAADVVISVMIEQLGLNDDTVLGRAYLPARELLNANGTTIDRWFDVLGTDRNKLPDGPKIHVQISFRDVADQGLAWGGGVGDGVVPHTFFSQRPGCRVTLYQDAHASAEFDPKIRLDGGGLYKPGRCWEDIYDAISNARHLVYITAWSMFPHITLVRERDGRQETLGELLKRKAGEGVHVLLLVWNDISSIDGLHEVGVMDTRDQLTAKYFRGSRVQCVLCPRNWSVRGYILDAKTPVDTVVYSHHQKAITVDQELPASSGSDGRRQIVSFLGGLDVCNGRYDTQSHSLFRTLGTGQAHSNDFSQINFSDEAATLDKGGPRTPWHDIHAKVEGAAAWDVLHNFEQRWSKQGGGKEHLVDLVALEGKVAPSSWPVTLPGDQEAWNVQLFRSMDSISTVGFPDSMEDAYEAGLIQDKHRVFERSIQDAYIHAIRAANSFIYIENQYFAGSSFQWKTHDGIDPADVGACQQIPRELSLKIVSKIEAGERFAVYVVVPMWSEGTPTGRYRQAMLDNQRRTMALMYDDIAVALQAKKIDADPRDYLTFFCLGNREAKSEGEHLPAKHPKDGTDYARAQKARRFMIYVHSKMMIVDDEYIVVGSANLNERSMAGDRDSEIAIGAFQPHRVNTDAELAKGHVHGFRMSLWHEHLGKTHDDFLRPGSLECVRRVNKMADEYWNLYVGDQQLTDDLSGHLLTYPVAVSKAGTVSTLKGFEFFPDTKAPVLGKPTGINDYFMSI comes from the exons ATGGCGCATCTGCGGCTCCACGGCACCATCAATGCTACCATCCTGGGGGCCGACAACATCCACGATCGCTCCCGCCACACCGGCATCGTCCCCAGCTTCCTCGGCAAT ATTGTGCAAGGTGTCCAGGAAACGACGAGTCTCGGCAAGGGCCTGTCGCGGATGTACGCGGCCATCTACCTCGGTAGCGCGTGCATCGCCCGGACGCGTACCATCGCCGTCCCTGCAGCCGGAAGCGCGCGATGGAACGAGCCACTCCGCGCTTACTGCGCCCACCACGCCGCCGACGTCGTCATCTCCGTCATGATCGAGCAGCTCGGCCTCAACGACGACACGGTCCTCGGCCGCGCCTACCTGCCCGCCCGGGAGCTCCTCAATGCCAATGGCACAACAATCGACCGCTGGTTCGATGTCCTTGGCACGGACAGGAACAAGCTCCCCGACGGGCCCAAGATACACGTCCAGATCAGCTTCCGCGATGTCGCTGACCAAGGCctggcgtggggcggcggcgtcggcgatggCGTGGTGCCCCACACCTTCTTCTCCCAGAGGCCGGGCTGCAGGGTCACCCTGTACCAGGACGCGCACGCGTCTGCGGAGTTCGACCCCAAGATCCGGCTCGACGGCGGCGGGCTCTACAAGCCCGGGCGCTGCTGGGAAGACATATACGACGCCATCAGCAACGCACGGCACCTGGTCTACATCACCGCCTGGTCCATGTTCCCCCACATCACGCTGGTTCGGGAGCGGGACGGCCGGCAGGAAACCCTCGGCGAGCTCCTGAAGCGCAAGGCCGGCGAGGGCGTGCACGTGCTCCTGCTCGTGTGGAACGACATCTCCTCCATTGATGGCCTGCACGAGGTCGGCGTCATGGACACAAGGGACCAGCTCACGGCCAAGTACTTCCGCGGCAGCCGCGTGCAGTGCGTCCTCTGCCCGAGGAACTGGTCCGTCAGAGGCTACATCTTGGACGCCAAGACGCCTGTCGACACGGTCGTTTACAGCCACCACCAGAAGGCCATCACCGTCGACCAGGAGCTACCTGCTTCGTCGGGGTCGGACGGGCGCCGCCagatcgtcagcttcctcggcggcctCGACGTGTGCAACGGCCGCTACGACACGCAGTCCCACTCCCTGTTCAGGACGCTGGGCACGGGGCAGGCGCACAGCAACGACTTCAGCCAAATCAACTTCAGCGACGAGGCCGCGACGCTCGACAAGGGCGGGCCCAGGACGCCATGGCACGACATCCACGCCAAGGTCGAGGGCGCCGCGGCGTGGGACGTGCTCCACAACTTCGAGCAGCGGTGGAGCAAACAAGGCGGCGGCAAGGAGCACCTGGTCGACCTTGTGGCCCTCGAGGGCAAGGTTGCGCCGTCCTCGTGGCCGGTGACGCTTCCCGGCGACCAGGAGGCGTGGAACGTGCAGCTGTTCCGGTCCATGGACAGCATCTCCACCGTCGGCTTCCCCGACTCCATGGAGGATGCCTATGAGGCCGGCCTCATCCAAGACAAGCATCGAGTGTTCGAGAGGAGCATCCAGGACGCCTACATCCACGCCATACGTGCCGCAAACAGCTTCATCTACATCGAGAACCAGTACTTCGCCGGCAGTTCCTTCCAGTGGAAAACCCACGACGGCATAGACCCGGCGGACGTCGGGGCGTGCCAGCAGATCCCCAGAGAGCTATCGCTCAAGATCGTGAGCAAGATCGAGGCCGGCGAACGCTTCGCTGTGTACGTCGTGGTGCCCATGTGGTCGGAAGGCACCCCTACTGGGCGATACAGGCAGGCGATGCTGGACAACCAGAGGAGGACAATGGCCCTGATGTACGACGACATCGCCGTTGCGCTGCAGGCCAAGAAGATCGACGCCGACCCCAGGGACTACCTTACCTTCTTCTGCTTAGGGAACCGGGAGGCCAAGAGCGAGGGCGAGCACCTGCCCGCGAAACACCCAAAGGACGGGACGGACTATGCCAGGGCGCAGAAGGCACGCCGGTTCATGATCTACGTTCACTCCAAGATGATGATAG TTGACGACGAGTACATCGTCGTGGGATCTGCCAACCTCAACGAGCGGTCCATGGCGGGGGACAGGGACAGCGAGATAGCCATTGGCGCGTTCCAGCCACACCGTGTAAACACCGATGCCGAGCTCGCCAAGGGGCACGTCCATGGCTTCCGGATGTCGCTGTGGCACGAGCACCTCGGCAAGACGCACGACGACTTCCTCCGCCCGGGGAGCCTAGAGTGCGTCCGGAGGGTCAACAAGATGGCCGATGAGTACTGGAACCTCTACGTCGGCGACCAGCAGCTCACGGACGACCTCTCAGGCCACCTGCTCACCTACCCCGTCGCCGTAAGCAAGGCCGGCACGGTCTCGACGCTCAAGGGCTTTGAATTCTTCCCTGACACGAAAGCTCCCGTGCTTGGTAAGCCGACTGGAATAAATGACTATTTTATGAGCATATAG